Proteins from one Staphylococcus saprophyticus subsp. saprophyticus ATCC 15305 = NCTC 7292 genomic window:
- a CDS encoding adenine phosphoribosyltransferase — translation MDLKQYVSEVEDWPKPGVNFKDITTIMDNGEAYGYATDQIVEYAKLRDVDIIVGPEARGFIIGCPVAYSMGIGFAPVRKEGKLPREVIRYEYDLEYGTNVLTMHKDAIKPGQRVLITDDLLATGGTIEAAIKLVEKLGGIVVGIAFIIELKYLNGIEKIKDYDVMSLISYED, via the coding sequence ATGGATTTAAAACAGTATGTATCTGAAGTTGAAGATTGGCCAAAACCGGGTGTGAATTTTAAAGATATAACGACAATTATGGATAATGGAGAAGCGTATGGTTACGCTACTGATCAAATTGTTGAATATGCAAAACTTAGAGACGTAGATATTATTGTTGGACCTGAAGCGCGTGGTTTCATCATTGGATGTCCAGTGGCATATTCAATGGGCATTGGTTTTGCACCAGTGCGTAAAGAAGGCAAACTTCCACGCGAAGTTATCCGTTATGAATATGATTTAGAATATGGCACGAATGTGTTAACAATGCACAAAGATGCTATAAAACCAGGGCAACGTGTATTAATCACGGATGATTTACTTGCTACAGGTGGAACAATTGAAGCTGCTATTAAACTTGTTGAAAAATTAGGTGGCATTGTTGTTGGCATCGCATTCATAATAGAATTAAAATACTTAAACGGTATTGAAAAAATTAAAGACTATGATGTAATGAGTTTAATTTCATATGAAGATTAA
- the recJ gene encoding single-stranded-DNA-specific exonuclease RecJ, which yields MIKSKYTWDVKSPENEITEDVSLDLKLTPIVKKILESKEITDKAAIDQLLKNKQVMHDAWLMSDMEKAIERINLAIDQNQKILVYGDYDADGVTSTTILVETLKALGAHVGWYIPNRFSEGYGPNEMAFKNAHEEGISLIITVDNGIQGHDEIQMIQDLGVDVIVTDHHEIGRTMPSAFAIVHPMHPEFDYPFKYLCGAGVAYKLAQNLLDEPPAYFLGLVAIGTVADLVSLTDENRALVQKGLEILNDHCPASIKAILKQAGYNDVITEETIGFIIGPRLNAVGRLEDAALAAELLMTDNDEEAEFLAEQVEFFNQERKDIVAQITEEALAAAEDQVKQGTKFLLLAQADWHEGVLGIVASKIVETYSLPTLILNIDEAQDHAKGSARSIEQVSMFEILNAHSDLISKFGGHHMAAGITMPIENIESLRQGLNDWMAQLASTTSLEPRKKVDVKVAETDITIKNIQDIQRLRPFGTDFSSPCFELEGVIVNQAKAIGQDKKHLKMVLGDSQLQAIFWQNGHLVKELGEQQPINVIGTLQINEWNGFQSPQFMIQDLASNNLQILDYRSKSKVSGFEQDSSNVAYLIHNKSEKLDDNYYYYGDTIDQSYDKYVFRDLPPSIQAIKTTLKTVDVSQIYLVLNHERSIYFEGMPKMETFKKCFKALATKKETDLAKEGMQLCQFLNIQPSMLKFILKVFLDLEFIKDENGIIKMNSVSTKREIESSKYYQGRLDRIEVEKVLLYDDFANLKKWIKTELVDK from the coding sequence ATGATTAAATCAAAATATACTTGGGACGTTAAATCACCAGAAAATGAAATTACAGAGGATGTTTCATTAGATTTAAAACTAACTCCTATTGTAAAAAAAATATTAGAGAGTAAAGAAATTACCGATAAAGCAGCGATAGATCAATTATTAAAAAATAAACAAGTTATGCATGATGCTTGGTTGATGAGCGATATGGAAAAAGCCATAGAACGTATTAATTTAGCCATCGATCAAAATCAAAAAATATTAGTTTATGGTGACTACGATGCAGATGGTGTAACATCAACAACAATATTAGTAGAAACATTAAAAGCATTAGGCGCACATGTTGGTTGGTATATACCCAATCGATTTTCAGAAGGCTACGGTCCCAATGAAATGGCTTTTAAAAATGCACATGAGGAAGGTATTTCCTTAATAATAACAGTAGATAATGGTATACAAGGTCATGATGAAATACAGATGATTCAAGATTTAGGTGTCGATGTTATTGTTACAGATCATCATGAAATTGGTAGAACAATGCCTAGTGCGTTTGCTATTGTCCATCCAATGCATCCTGAGTTTGACTATCCCTTTAAATATTTATGTGGTGCTGGTGTTGCATATAAATTAGCGCAAAATTTATTAGATGAACCGCCAGCTTATTTTCTTGGATTAGTTGCTATTGGAACGGTTGCCGATTTGGTATCATTAACTGATGAAAACAGAGCTTTAGTCCAAAAAGGTTTAGAAATACTAAACGATCATTGTCCAGCATCAATTAAGGCAATACTTAAACAAGCGGGTTATAATGATGTAATTACGGAAGAAACGATCGGATTTATTATTGGCCCAAGATTGAATGCGGTAGGTAGACTCGAAGATGCAGCATTAGCTGCTGAGTTATTGATGACTGATAATGATGAAGAAGCAGAATTTTTAGCAGAACAAGTTGAATTCTTTAATCAAGAACGAAAAGATATCGTTGCCCAAATTACAGAAGAAGCATTAGCTGCTGCTGAGGATCAAGTCAAACAAGGGACAAAGTTCTTACTTTTAGCACAGGCAGATTGGCATGAAGGTGTACTTGGCATTGTTGCATCTAAGATAGTAGAAACATATAGCTTACCAACATTGATTTTAAATATTGATGAAGCACAAGATCATGCGAAAGGTTCTGCACGCAGTATAGAACAAGTCTCAATGTTTGAAATTTTAAATGCACATTCAGATTTAATTTCAAAATTTGGTGGGCATCATATGGCTGCTGGAATCACAATGCCAATTGAAAATATCGAAAGTTTAAGACAAGGCTTAAATGATTGGATGGCACAATTAGCATCAACAACATCACTAGAACCGCGTAAAAAAGTGGATGTTAAAGTAGCAGAAACAGATATAACAATCAAGAATATTCAAGATATTCAAAGACTTAGACCATTTGGTACTGACTTTTCAAGCCCATGTTTTGAATTAGAAGGCGTCATAGTCAATCAAGCTAAAGCCATTGGCCAAGATAAAAAACATTTGAAAATGGTATTAGGTGATAGCCAATTGCAAGCTATTTTTTGGCAGAATGGTCATCTTGTGAAAGAACTAGGAGAACAGCAACCTATAAATGTAATAGGTACACTTCAAATAAATGAATGGAACGGATTTCAATCTCCACAATTTATGATTCAAGATTTAGCAAGTAATAATTTACAAATTTTAGATTATAGAAGCAAAAGTAAAGTGAGTGGATTTGAACAAGACTCAAGTAACGTTGCATATCTCATTCATAACAAGAGTGAAAAATTAGATGATAATTATTACTACTATGGTGATACAATTGACCAATCATATGATAAATATGTATTTAGAGATTTACCACCTTCAATTCAAGCTATAAAAACAACACTTAAAACAGTTGATGTTTCTCAAATATACTTGGTGCTTAATCACGAACGCTCAATTTATTTTGAAGGTATGCCCAAAATGGAAACATTCAAAAAATGCTTTAAAGCATTGGCAACTAAAAAAGAAACAGATTTAGCTAAAGAAGGCATGCAATTATGCCAATTTTTAAATATACAACCAAGTATGCTTAAATTCATTCTAAAAGTTTTTCTTGATTTAGAGTTTATAAAAGATGAAAATGGTATAATTAAAATGAATAGTGTTTCAACAAAGAGAGAAATAGAATCTAGTAAATACTATCAAGGCAGACTAGATAGAATAGAAGTTGAAAAAGTGCTTCTCTATGATGATTTCGCTAATTTAAAAAAATGGATTAAAACTGAACTGGTAGATAAATAG
- the secDF gene encoding protein translocase subunit SecDF, with translation MKKSSRIVAFILLVVLLFAGMGLTYKNVVKDVNLGLDLQGGFEVLYQVDPLQKGDKIDDKAVKATAKTLENRVNVLGVSEPKIQVEDNNRIRVQLAGVKNQSQARDILSSQANLTIRDADDNVKLTGKDIQQGSAKQEFKQNTNQPAVTFKLKDSDKFKKVTEEISKKDENVMVVWLDHEKGDTYHKEMDKKDPKYVSAASVDKPINSDSVEISGGFNGEEGVEKAKQIADLLNSGSLPVDLKEIYSNSVGAQFGQDALDKTVLAAAIGIAVIYLFMLGFYRLPGLVAVIALTTYIYLTLVAFNFISGVLTLPGLAALVLGVGMAVDANIIMYERIKDELKIGRTLKQAYKKANKSSFLTIVDAQLTTVIAAAVLFFFGESSVKGFATMLLLGILMIFVTAVFLSRWLLSLLISSNFFKKSNWLFGVSKKNIHNANEEKEIHDLKTPYERIDFMKLAKPLLGLSVLIIVVGAIILFIFRLNLGIDFTSGTRVDFESNNKVDENKVTNTLESKGFKPDQVSLGENDKNATVQFKHDLSKDEVSKIQDTVDQSFGNKPTVNTVSPVIGQELAKNAMLALIYAAIGIIIYITFRFEWRMGLSSVLALLHDAFMIVAVFSLFRIEIDITFIAAVLTIIGYSINDTIVTFDRVRENLHKVKVITKNEQIDDIVNRSIRQTMTRSINTVLTVLIVVIALLIFGAPSIFNFSLALLIGLISGVFSSVFIAVPLWGIMKKRQLKKSDNNKIIVHKEKKSNDEKILV, from the coding sequence GTGAAGAAAAGTAGTAGAATAGTTGCGTTCATATTACTTGTAGTTCTGTTGTTTGCAGGCATGGGACTTACATATAAGAACGTAGTTAAAGATGTCAATCTTGGATTAGACCTACAAGGTGGATTTGAAGTCTTGTATCAAGTTGATCCTTTACAAAAAGGCGATAAGATAGATGATAAAGCGGTAAAAGCGACAGCTAAGACGCTTGAAAACCGTGTCAATGTCTTAGGGGTTTCAGAGCCTAAAATACAAGTCGAAGATAATAATAGAATTCGTGTGCAGCTAGCAGGTGTGAAAAATCAATCTCAAGCCCGCGATATCTTATCTTCACAAGCGAATTTAACGATTCGTGATGCTGATGACAATGTCAAACTGACAGGTAAAGATATTCAACAAGGGTCAGCTAAACAAGAATTCAAGCAAAATACAAATCAACCAGCAGTTACTTTTAAATTAAAAGATAGCGATAAATTTAAAAAAGTAACTGAAGAAATTTCTAAAAAAGATGAAAATGTCATGGTTGTATGGTTAGATCATGAAAAAGGTGATACTTACCATAAAGAAATGGATAAAAAAGACCCTAAATACGTTTCTGCAGCGTCTGTAGACAAACCGATTAACTCAGATAGTGTGGAAATTTCTGGTGGTTTCAATGGTGAAGAAGGCGTAGAGAAAGCAAAACAAATCGCTGATTTATTAAATTCTGGTTCATTACCAGTAGACCTTAAAGAAATATACTCAAATTCTGTAGGTGCACAATTTGGTCAAGACGCTTTAGATAAAACTGTATTAGCGGCTGCAATTGGTATTGCTGTTATTTACCTATTTATGTTAGGTTTCTATCGTTTACCGGGATTAGTTGCAGTTATCGCTTTAACAACTTACATTTATTTAACATTAGTAGCGTTTAACTTTATTTCTGGTGTATTAACATTGCCAGGATTAGCTGCGTTAGTACTTGGTGTAGGTATGGCAGTCGATGCTAATATTATAATGTATGAGCGGATCAAAGATGAATTGAAGATTGGGCGAACGCTTAAACAAGCCTATAAAAAAGCTAATAAGAGCTCTTTCTTAACTATTGTCGATGCACAGCTGACTACAGTCATTGCAGCAGCAGTGTTATTCTTCTTTGGTGAAAGTTCTGTTAAAGGTTTCGCAACGATGTTATTATTAGGTATCCTAATGATTTTCGTAACGGCAGTATTCTTATCAAGATGGTTATTATCGTTATTAATATCATCTAATTTCTTTAAGAAATCCAATTGGCTATTTGGTGTTAGTAAGAAAAATATCCATAACGCTAATGAAGAAAAAGAAATACATGACTTGAAAACACCATACGAGCGCATTGATTTTATGAAATTAGCAAAACCTTTATTAGGTTTAAGCGTGCTTATTATTGTTGTGGGTGCTATCATATTATTTATTTTCAGATTAAATTTAGGTATTGATTTTACAAGTGGTACTCGAGTTGATTTTGAATCTAATAATAAGGTCGACGAGAATAAAGTTACAAATACTTTAGAAAGTAAAGGCTTTAAACCGGATCAAGTTTCTCTTGGTGAAAATGATAAAAACGCAACAGTACAATTTAAGCATGACTTGTCTAAAGACGAAGTTTCTAAAATTCAAGATACGGTAGACCAATCATTTGGTAATAAACCGACTGTGAACACTGTATCACCAGTTATAGGACAAGAATTAGCTAAAAATGCAATGTTAGCACTCATTTACGCAGCGATTGGTATCATCATTTATATTACATTTAGATTCGAATGGCGAATGGGTCTGTCATCTGTACTTGCATTGCTACATGATGCCTTTATGATAGTTGCCGTCTTCAGTCTATTTAGAATAGAAATCGATATTACGTTTATCGCAGCAGTTCTTACAATAATTGGTTATTCTATCAATGATACGATTGTTACATTCGATAGGGTACGGGAAAACTTACACAAAGTAAAAGTGATTACTAAAAATGAACAAATTGATGACATTGTTAATAGATCTATACGTCAAACCATGACACGTTCTATTAATACTGTACTAACTGTACTTATTGTTGTAATTGCATTGTTGATTTTCGGTGCACCAAGTATCTTTAACTTCTCATTAGCTTTATTAATTGGATTAATTTCAGGCGTATTCTCATCTGTATTTATTGCAGTACCGCTATGGGGTATTATGAAGAAACGACAGCTTAAGAAATCAGACAATAACAAAATCATTGTTCATAAAGAGAAAAAATCAAATGATGAAAAGATTTTAGTATAA